From the genome of Thermoflexus hugenholtzii, one region includes:
- a CDS encoding DUF3352 domain-containing protein produces MSRRWWLALLPVLALVCCVTGLAVGALAYAPLRERVLALLGLRPQILAAEMVPDDAILYISLSYNLQAQPGYETIRRAYLENPEVQRALKEWKDQLKKESEIDFDADIAPWIGPEIGLALFPTSPEALEQGRLPLALLIASRDRQKADAFLERLRQLAEKEGGRVEARAHRDRSYQLLVSKEPQRPPLAIGRLGEFVVIAVTEEAFQRVADRAAGQGQSITASPRFRKVIQALPAQSVMIAYLDYRELQKLFREALRRLQPGAPDPESVLGAQASILQAVEGAGFAVELQAQGLRLQSIAVIDRAKVPQDLRASLDAPPISEALLGRIPENAFGFFQAARIGQGLRQSLEILRRNPEARRQLQDMEAALGIRLEEDLLAWMTGDLILAALPAPAGTPPEIPVGVSLWIGTDQPEAARAGLERMEDALAMMGVQVEESTRGRQAFRIVTAPTGERILAYTVDPEAVQMVFPADAFEGYYRPARAITGNPRFREIREQLPRQISSLFFLDTLALWDQIERWIPGAERATFREKARPFLDPIRGIGIAGEATQGAEIQRGVLFIRIAPPGS; encoded by the coding sequence ATGTCCCGACGATGGTGGCTGGCGCTCTTGCCTGTGCTGGCGCTGGTGTGCTGCGTGACGGGCCTCGCCGTCGGCGCCCTGGCCTACGCCCCCCTCCGCGAGCGGGTCCTGGCCCTCCTCGGGCTACGCCCCCAGATCCTGGCCGCGGAGATGGTTCCAGACGATGCGATCCTCTACATCTCACTCTCTTACAATCTCCAGGCCCAGCCCGGCTATGAAACCATCCGCCGCGCCTATCTGGAGAACCCCGAGGTCCAGCGCGCCCTCAAGGAATGGAAAGATCAACTGAAAAAGGAGTCCGAGATCGACTTCGACGCCGACATCGCGCCATGGATCGGGCCGGAGATCGGCCTGGCCCTCTTCCCCACCTCCCCGGAAGCCCTGGAGCAAGGTCGATTGCCCCTCGCGCTGCTCATCGCCTCCCGAGATCGCCAAAAGGCGGATGCCTTCCTGGAGCGGCTGCGCCAGCTGGCCGAAAAGGAGGGCGGGCGCGTGGAGGCCCGCGCCCACCGCGATCGGTCTTACCAGCTGCTGGTTTCGAAGGAGCCCCAGAGGCCTCCCCTGGCCATCGGGCGGCTCGGGGAGTTCGTGGTGATCGCGGTGACGGAGGAGGCCTTCCAGCGGGTGGCCGATCGCGCCGCCGGACAAGGCCAATCCATCACCGCCTCCCCGCGCTTCCGGAAAGTGATTCAGGCCCTGCCTGCCCAGAGCGTGATGATAGCCTATCTGGATTATCGGGAGCTGCAAAAACTCTTCCGGGAAGCCCTCCGCCGCCTGCAACCCGGCGCGCCGGATCCCGAATCCGTGCTGGGAGCCCAGGCCTCCATCCTCCAGGCCGTCGAAGGCGCCGGCTTCGCGGTGGAGCTGCAAGCCCAGGGCCTCCGTCTCCAGTCGATTGCGGTGATCGACCGGGCGAAGGTGCCCCAGGACCTTCGCGCCTCGCTGGACGCTCCGCCGATCTCCGAGGCGCTCCTGGGCCGGATCCCGGAGAACGCCTTCGGTTTCTTCCAGGCCGCCCGCATCGGACAGGGCCTGCGCCAGAGCCTGGAGATCCTCCGCCGGAACCCGGAGGCCCGCCGCCAGCTCCAGGACATGGAAGCGGCCCTGGGGATCCGGCTGGAGGAAGACCTCCTCGCCTGGATGACCGGGGATCTGATCCTGGCGGCGCTTCCCGCGCCGGCGGGGACCCCTCCGGAGATCCCAGTGGGGGTTTCGCTCTGGATCGGGACCGACCAGCCGGAGGCGGCCCGCGCGGGCCTGGAGCGCATGGAGGACGCCTTGGCGATGATGGGCGTTCAGGTAGAGGAGTCCACGCGGGGCCGGCAGGCCTTCCGCATCGTCACCGCGCCCACCGGGGAGCGCATCCTGGCCTACACCGTGGATCCGGAGGCGGTGCAAATGGTCTTTCCCGCGGACGCCTTCGAAGGCTATTACAGGCCGGCCCGCGCCATCACCGGGAACCCGCGCTTCCGGGAGATCCGGGAGCAGCTGCCCCGGCAGATCTCATCCCTGTTCTTCCTGGATACCCTTGCCCTTTGGGATCAAATCGAACGATGGATCCCCGGAGCGGAGCGCGCCACCTTCCGGGAGAAGGCCCGCCCCTTCCTGGATCCCATCCGGGGGATCGGGATCGCTGGGGAGGCCACGCAGGGCGCCGAGATCCAGCGGGGGGTGCTCTTCATCCGGATCGCGCCTCCCGGCTCCTGA
- a CDS encoding cupredoxin domain-containing protein produces MARFIRLTVVVVLLGALLTACGGGAGGTGGTGSLVIEMGDLYFKPNTLTAKPGQTLQITLDNRGSLEHNFVLYDADGQTVLFEKDAIQPGQKANISLKAPEKPGAYQYVCTVPGHKEGGMVGTLTVQP; encoded by the coding sequence ATGGCGCGGTTCATCCGTTTAACGGTGGTAGTCGTCCTCCTCGGCGCGCTGCTGACGGCCTGTGGCGGCGGCGCAGGGGGGACCGGCGGGACGGGCAGTCTGGTGATCGAGATGGGGGACCTTTACTTCAAGCCGAACACATTGACCGCAAAGCCCGGCCAGACCCTGCAGATCACCCTGGATAACCGCGGCTCCCTGGAGCACAACTTCGTGCTCTACGACGCCGACGGCCAGACGGTGCTCTTCGAGAAGGACGCTATCCAGCCCGGCCAGAAGGCGAACATCTCTCTGAAAGCGCCGGAGAAGCCCGGCGCGTATCAGTATGTGTGCACGGTTCCCGGCCACAAAGAGGGCGGGATGGTCGGCACGCTCACGGTGCAGCCCTGA
- a CDS encoding M1 family aminopeptidase produces the protein MNNGLSWSRWLAAGALLLGIAGAACALGFAAGILAGPELARRLPAATAPASEAATPTAAAATPSPRPSPTPEGEALPTLPPVPTRTGSPTPSPEAPEASSADLPEPPSEPDWRAGLAPGEGWASDRPIYRISGVLEPDRGRLRGRLILSFPYREGPPLSALCFRAWAHAPASGNSRLEVGEVRIGGRMIRPAWSGDRTAFTVTLPVPLRAGGEVALEMPFTVTVGSRAGGYGLMQRTPDGLLVLYYGYPELARIREGRCLLDPPWENGDLHQAEASHFALRLRLPEGTALAVGGVLVRETSGPAGWREVEVVAPYVRNLVLIAGEMQEITRERDGVRVRGFFRKASPSEARRAVEDALDALARFGEAFGPYPFPELDLVEVPLRGGAAGVEAGGLIMIGEDVFGMGDLGGMLGGASGELDVLGFVVAHEVAHQWWYGMVGNDARREPWLDEAMTNWSSAFWVERARGSEAARTAWDLLVLLPYRLRLTEGDLPLNLPADDYSMLDYAAIVYGKGAWMMEALRREMGEERFFAFLRRYLEKHRWGWATGESWRETLGEVWGKERAEAFFRKWVTGNGITPADLPPSELGALLEDPSLGPLLRSLLEAMMEAQP, from the coding sequence ATGAACAACGGATTATCCTGGAGCAGATGGCTTGCGGCGGGGGCGCTTCTGCTCGGCATCGCCGGCGCGGCGTGCGCCCTCGGCTTCGCCGCTGGGATCCTGGCGGGCCCGGAGCTCGCCCGAAGGCTCCCCGCCGCGACGGCCCCTGCCTCGGAAGCGGCGACCCCCACGGCCGCCGCGGCGACGCCTTCCCCCCGTCCCTCGCCGACGCCGGAGGGCGAGGCGCTCCCCACCCTTCCCCCGGTGCCTACGCGGACCGGCTCGCCGACCCCTTCACCGGAGGCCCCGGAGGCCTCCTCCGCAGATCTCCCGGAGCCGCCCTCCGAGCCGGACTGGAGGGCCGGGCTGGCCCCGGGGGAGGGCTGGGCGTCGGACCGCCCGATCTATCGGATCAGTGGGGTTCTGGAGCCGGATCGGGGGCGCCTGCGGGGCCGCCTGATCCTTTCGTTCCCTTACCGGGAGGGGCCGCCCCTTTCCGCCCTCTGCTTCCGGGCCTGGGCCCATGCCCCGGCCTCCGGCAACTCCCGCCTGGAGGTGGGGGAGGTCCGCATCGGCGGCCGGATGATCCGCCCCGCCTGGAGCGGCGACCGGACGGCCTTCACGGTCACGCTGCCGGTCCCCCTGCGCGCCGGCGGGGAAGTCGCCCTGGAGATGCCCTTCACGGTCACCGTGGGGAGCCGGGCGGGCGGCTACGGGCTGATGCAGCGCACACCCGATGGCCTCCTGGTCCTCTACTACGGCTACCCGGAGCTGGCCCGGATCCGGGAGGGCCGTTGCCTTCTGGACCCGCCCTGGGAGAACGGGGATCTGCACCAGGCGGAGGCATCCCATTTCGCGCTGCGCCTGCGGCTGCCGGAGGGGACCGCCCTGGCGGTCGGCGGCGTCCTCGTCCGGGAGACTTCCGGACCTGCCGGATGGCGCGAGGTGGAGGTGGTCGCCCCCTACGTCCGCAACCTGGTCCTGATCGCCGGGGAGATGCAGGAGATCACCCGGGAGCGGGACGGCGTCCGGGTGAGGGGCTTCTTCCGGAAGGCCTCGCCTTCGGAGGCCCGCCGGGCCGTGGAGGACGCTCTGGATGCCCTCGCCCGTTTCGGCGAGGCCTTCGGCCCGTATCCCTTCCCCGAGCTGGACCTGGTGGAGGTCCCCCTGCGGGGCGGGGCCGCCGGGGTGGAGGCGGGGGGCCTGATCATGATCGGCGAGGACGTCTTCGGGATGGGGGATCTGGGCGGGATGCTGGGCGGAGCCTCCGGCGAGCTCGACGTTCTGGGCTTCGTGGTCGCCCATGAGGTCGCCCACCAGTGGTGGTATGGGATGGTGGGCAACGATGCGCGCCGGGAGCCCTGGCTGGACGAGGCGATGACGAACTGGTCTTCGGCCTTCTGGGTGGAGCGGGCCCGCGGCTCGGAGGCCGCCCGGACGGCCTGGGATCTCCTGGTGCTGCTGCCGTATCGGCTCCGCCTGACGGAGGGAGATCTGCCCCTGAACCTCCCGGCGGATGACTACTCCATGCTGGATTACGCGGCCATTGTGTATGGGAAGGGGGCGTGGATGATGGAGGCCCTGCGCCGGGAGATGGGGGAGGAGCGCTTCTTCGCCTTCCTGCGGCGGTATCTGGAGAAGCATCGCTGGGGCTGGGCCACTGGGGAGTCATGGCGGGAGACGCTGGGGGAGGTCTGGGGGAAGGAGCGAGCGGAGGCCTTCTTCCGAAAGTGGGTGACGGGGAACGGGATCACCCCGGCGGATCTTCCCCCGAGCGAGCTGGGCGCCCTCTTGGAGGACCCGAGCCTGGGGCCTCTGCTGCGGTCGCTCCTGGAGGCGATGATGGAGGCCCAGCCATAA
- a CDS encoding LppX_LprAFG lipoprotein, whose translation MKRGIGQALGLLGWLSLMAITACRPAPPAPALSAPEILQRAARAMAEIQTVHFLLERTGAPDYLDAARTMMLRRVEGDVVRPNGLRGTARVFTLGMVTELGVLRIGERTWVAFPGIGRWEELPPERGTVIDPRLFFDAEQGLPALLARVELRLVGVETLEGRQAFHLHGEVLSGPLEEWSLGLIAGRLRADLWVEARTFRILRVRLMELDSDPQDPTVWQITLSDFNRPIELRPPEGSASP comes from the coding sequence ATGAAGCGCGGGATCGGGCAGGCGCTTGGCCTCCTCGGATGGCTCAGCCTCATGGCGATCACCGCGTGTCGCCCGGCTCCCCCCGCTCCGGCCCTCTCCGCCCCGGAGATCCTGCAACGGGCTGCCCGGGCGATGGCCGAGATCCAAACCGTCCATTTCCTTCTGGAGCGAACGGGGGCGCCGGATTATCTGGACGCCGCCCGCACGATGATGCTGCGCCGGGTGGAAGGAGACGTAGTCCGTCCGAACGGGTTGCGGGGGACCGCCCGGGTCTTCACCCTGGGGATGGTCACCGAGCTCGGGGTGCTCCGCATCGGCGAGCGGACCTGGGTGGCGTTCCCGGGGATCGGGCGCTGGGAGGAGCTGCCCCCGGAGCGCGGCACGGTCATCGATCCCCGGCTCTTCTTCGACGCCGAGCAGGGCCTGCCCGCCCTGCTCGCCCGCGTCGAGCTCCGGCTGGTGGGGGTCGAGACCCTGGAAGGCCGCCAGGCCTTTCACCTCCACGGCGAGGTGCTGAGTGGTCCCCTGGAGGAGTGGTCCCTGGGCCTCATCGCCGGGCGCCTGCGCGCCGACCTGTGGGTGGAGGCGCGCACGTTCCGCATCCTGCGGGTCCGCCTGATGGAGCTGGACAGCGATCCCCAGGATCCCACGGTCTGGCAGATCACCCTCTCGGATTTCAACCGGCCCATCGAGCTGCGCCCCCCCGAAGGGTCCGCATCTCCATAA
- a CDS encoding S9 family peptidase codes for MRRVLPYGLWPSPLEPERMASLLRITDVQWDRSGRVLIWREERSGRGVLVAREGEGPPRDLTEIESVRARIGYGGGDFIAGDGLVIYVGEDGRLYRLPLAHGLPYPITPPFGNAASPTLSPDGRWVLYVHSDGETDLLALVDAEGRRWPQKVAEGADFYMQPAWHPTRPLIAWVEWDHPNMPWDGARLCLARLEGDPPRPSSPEVIAGDATTPVFQPAFSPDGRFLSYILTDGEWDALVVMDLETGARRILVEGTTLAPPAWVQGLRVYGWSPRGDRLFYRRNENAIASLEVVDLEGRITRLDLHPYTWFEQLAVAPDREALAMIASSPVLPPRVVTWEDGRFRIHRFASAERIPPEALSFPQPIQWRAPDGTAVHGLYYPPASPEVRGVGLPPALISIHGGPTSQRVMSYNADAQFFATRGFAYLEVNYRGSTGYGRSYRDALKGKWGLLDVEDAVGGARALAEQGLADPQRQVIIGGSAGGYTVLNALIRHPGFFRAGVCLFGVTNLFTLAAETHKFEAHYLDSLVGPLPEAAERYREWSPIFHADRIRDPVAIFQGEEDRVVPPSQAEAIVEALRRRGVPHLYRLYPGEGHGWRRAETIARFYREVLEFLRQHVLFA; via the coding sequence ATGCGCCGGGTTCTCCCGTATGGCCTCTGGCCCAGCCCGCTGGAGCCGGAGCGGATGGCGAGCCTGCTCCGGATCACCGACGTCCAGTGGGATCGCTCCGGCCGCGTTCTGATCTGGCGGGAGGAGCGCTCCGGCCGCGGCGTCCTGGTCGCCCGGGAGGGCGAGGGGCCGCCGCGGGATCTCACGGAGATCGAATCGGTGCGGGCCCGCATCGGATACGGCGGCGGGGATTTCATCGCCGGCGACGGCCTCGTGATCTACGTCGGGGAGGACGGTCGGCTTTACCGGCTCCCGCTGGCCCATGGGCTCCCCTACCCCATCACCCCGCCCTTCGGGAACGCCGCCTCGCCGACCCTCTCCCCGGATGGGCGCTGGGTGCTCTACGTGCATTCGGACGGCGAGACCGACCTCCTGGCCCTGGTGGACGCGGAAGGACGCCGCTGGCCCCAGAAGGTCGCCGAGGGCGCGGATTTCTACATGCAGCCGGCCTGGCACCCCACCCGGCCCCTCATCGCCTGGGTGGAATGGGATCACCCGAACATGCCCTGGGACGGCGCGCGCCTGTGCCTGGCGCGCCTGGAGGGCGATCCGCCTCGCCCTTCCTCCCCGGAGGTCATCGCCGGGGATGCCACCACCCCGGTCTTCCAGCCCGCCTTCTCCCCGGACGGCCGCTTCCTGAGCTACATCCTCACCGACGGGGAATGGGACGCGCTGGTGGTGATGGACCTGGAGACCGGCGCCCGACGGATCCTGGTGGAGGGGACCACCCTGGCGCCCCCGGCCTGGGTTCAGGGGCTGCGGGTTTATGGATGGAGCCCGCGGGGGGATCGCCTCTTCTACCGCCGCAACGAGAACGCCATCGCTTCCTTAGAGGTCGTGGATCTGGAAGGACGGATCACGCGCCTGGACCTCCACCCCTACACCTGGTTCGAACAGCTCGCGGTGGCCCCGGACCGGGAGGCCCTGGCCATGATCGCTTCCTCCCCTGTCCTCCCGCCTCGGGTGGTGACCTGGGAGGACGGCCGGTTCCGCATCCACCGGTTCGCCAGCGCGGAGCGGATCCCGCCGGAGGCGCTCTCCTTCCCCCAGCCCATTCAATGGCGCGCGCCGGACGGGACGGCTGTCCACGGCCTGTATTACCCACCGGCCTCGCCGGAGGTGCGGGGAGTGGGCCTGCCCCCGGCCCTCATCAGCATCCACGGCGGCCCCACCTCCCAGCGGGTGATGAGCTACAACGCGGATGCCCAGTTCTTCGCCACGCGGGGCTTCGCTTATCTGGAAGTGAATTATCGGGGGAGCACCGGCTACGGGCGCTCCTACCGGGATGCCCTGAAGGGGAAATGGGGCCTTCTGGATGTGGAGGACGCCGTGGGGGGCGCCCGGGCCCTGGCCGAACAGGGACTGGCGGATCCCCAGCGTCAGGTGATCATAGGCGGCAGCGCCGGCGGCTATACGGTTCTGAACGCCCTTATCCGCCATCCCGGGTTCTTCCGGGCCGGCGTCTGCCTCTTCGGCGTCACCAACCTGTTCACCTTAGCTGCGGAGACCCACAAGTTCGAGGCCCACTACCTGGACTCCCTGGTCGGCCCCCTCCCCGAGGCGGCCGAGCGCTATCGGGAATGGTCCCCCATCTTCCATGCGGATCGGATCCGGGATCCCGTGGCCATCTTCCAGGGAGAGGAAGATCGGGTCGTGCCGCCGAGCCAGGCCGAGGCCATCGTGGAGGCCCTGCGCCGGCGGGGGGTTCCCCACCTCTACCGGCTTTACCCGGGGGAAGGGCACGGCTGGCGCCGCGCCGAGACCATCGCCCGCTTCTATCGGGAGGTCCTGGAGTTCCTCCGCCAGCACGTGCTGTTCGCGTGA